A single genomic interval of Antechinus flavipes isolate AdamAnt ecotype Samford, QLD, Australia chromosome 1, AdamAnt_v2, whole genome shotgun sequence harbors:
- the LOC127544930 gene encoding probable E3 ubiquitin-protein ligase TRIML1: MDVKDLIEDLQASLTCSICLGYFRDPVTVNCGHSFCKGCLRHCRVGAQETLTCPECKEEIDYGRDLVSNRSLQQLSITTKMLRPHLVQALVGLSTCDKHGEKEKLFCEQDHRLLCDSCSLAPEHKDHQVLPLETAAAKAKKKLLETQNVLKRKEECLQEAWDQAIRSEARCKKYALNSQSLLMSEYDKMHYFLWEEEILQLKNQKQQLRNNMVKHERHKVKLSQDIQSVQRVLLEVEEHVEGTPSEMLQGMKGTLDESEKLLCQEPEVVYEDWTIFPINGLREMLMPFYRDITLDPETAHAHLVLSEDLKSVKYTSVPQDLPNNKERFVHLLIVLGAQTFTSGRHYWEVEVGEKTEWEVGICEESISRKWKRSPFPGDVRTLASCRHQGRFLLWNSQDGYYPTPPVHKVGIFLDYERGHVAFYNAIDRILLCSFPNKAFQKPMRPCFSPCLPDEEITPGSLIICPKSTQ, from the coding sequence ATGGATGTCAAAGACTTAATTGAAGATCTCCAAGCAAGCCTCACTTGCTCCATCTGCTTGGGCTACTTCAGAGATCCAGTGACTGTCAATTGTGGCCATAGCTTTTGCAAAGGCTGTCTCAGACATTGCAGGGTGGGAGCCCAGGAAACCTTAACCTGCCCAGAGTGCAAAGAAGAGATCGATTATGGCAGGGACCTGGTGAGCAACAGGAGCCTGCAGCAGCTGTCCATCACCACCAAAATGCTCAGACCTCATCTAGTGCAGGCCCTTGTGGGCCTGAGCACCTGTGACAAacatggagaaaaggagaagctCTTCTGTGAGCAAGACCACAGACTCCTCTGTGACTCCTGTTCCTTGGCCCCAGAACACAAGGATCACCAAGTCCTTCCCTTGGAAACAGCGGCTGCCAAGGCCAAGAAGAAGCTCTTGGAGACACAGAATgtcttaaaaaggaaagaggaatgtcTTCAAGAGGCATGGGACCAGGCCATAAGATCAGAGGCAAGATGTAAGAAGTACGCCCTCAATTCCCAAAGCTTACTTATGTCTGAATATGACAAAATGCATTATTTCTTATGGGAGGAAGAAATTCTACAATTAAAAAATCAGAAGCAACAATTGAGAAACAACATGGTAAAACATGAGAGGCACAAAGTCAAACTATCACAAGACATCCAAAGTGTGCAACGAGTCCTATTGGAAGTGGAGGAGCATGTGGAGGGGACCCCCTCAGAAATGCTCCAGGGTATGAAAGGCACCTTGGACGAAAGTGAGAAGCTGCTCTGTCAAGAGCCAGAGGTTGTCTACGAGGACTGGACCATCTTTCCCATCAATGGCCTGAGAGAAATGCTCATGCCCTTCTACAGGGATATAACTCTGGATCCAGAGACAGCCCATGCTCATCTCGTCCTGTCTGAAGACCTCAAGAGCGTCAAGTACACGAGCGTCCCCCAGGACCTGCCCAACAACAAAGAAAGATTTGTCCATTTGCTGATCGTCCTGGGGGCCCAGACCTTCACCTCAGGCAGACACTATTGGGAAGTGGAGGTGGGAGAAAAGACAGAGTGGGAAGTGGGCATCTGTGAAGAGTCCATCAGCAGAAAGTGGAAGCGCTCCCCGTTCCCCGGGGATGTCAGAACCCTGGCCAGCTGCAGACATCAAGGTCGTTTCTTACTATGGAATTCACAGGATGGCTATTATCCAACCCCACCTGTCCACAAAGTGGGCATCTTTCTGGATTATGAAAGGGGACACGTAGCATTTTACAATGCCATAGATAGAATTCTTCTCTGTAGCTTCCCAAACAAGGCCTTTCAAAAGCCTATGCGACCTTGCTTCTCTCCCTGTCTTCCTGATGAAGAAATCACCCCCGGATCTCTTATTATATGTCCCAAGAGTACCCAGTAG